One stretch of Gloeocapsa sp. DLM2.Bin57 DNA includes these proteins:
- a CDS encoding MinD/ParA family protein, giving the protein MPKVVSIHSYRGGTGKSNFTANLATTVALQGKRVGVVDTDVPSPGIHNLFCLEPEQMGKTLNNYLWGEIPIQDAAYDVSANVGVEGEGKLFFIPSSIKADDIAKILKDGYDVKLLNDGFRSFVKSLQLDYLFIDTHPGLSKETFLSIALSHVLIVILRPDKQDYQGTAITVDVARQLKVRKMLLAINKVHSKLNLDALKQKVEETYAEKVAGVFPLSEDVVQLASEGVFCAKYPEHLVSQEFCKVAQQVMEV; this is encoded by the coding sequence ATGCCAAAAGTTGTTTCGATACACTCCTATCGAGGAGGGACAGGAAAGTCTAACTTTACTGCCAACCTGGCAACTACAGTTGCACTGCAAGGGAAACGAGTCGGTGTAGTCGATACGGATGTTCCCTCACCCGGGATTCACAATCTATTTTGCCTAGAGCCAGAGCAGATGGGCAAAACCCTGAATAATTATCTTTGGGGAGAAATCCCTATTCAGGACGCAGCCTATGATGTTAGTGCTAATGTGGGAGTAGAAGGGGAAGGAAAGCTGTTTTTCATCCCCTCTAGTATCAAAGCAGATGACATCGCCAAAATTTTGAAGGACGGCTATGATGTTAAGCTTTTAAATGACGGGTTTCGTAGTTTTGTCAAATCCCTCCAGCTTGATTATTTATTTATTGATACTCATCCGGGTTTATCCAAAGAAACCTTTTTATCTATCGCCCTCTCCCATGTGCTTATTGTGATTTTGCGCCCCGATAAGCAAGATTACCAAGGCACGGCTATTACCGTGGATGTAGCACGACAACTGAAAGTCCGCAAAATGTTGCTGGCGATCAACAAGGTTCACAGTAAACTTAATCTTGATGCTCTAAAACAGAAAGTTGAGGAAACCTATGCTGAAAAAGTGGCGGGGGTTTTTCCTTTGTCGGAAGATGTGGTGCAACTTGCCAGTGAAGGAGTGTTTTGCGCAAAATATCCCGAACACTTAGTAAGCCAAGAATTCTGTAAAGTAGCGCAGCAAGTTATGGAGGTATAG
- a CDS encoding PAS domain S-box protein: MTGNTVNKTNKTSRKFKLRTVLVVPFVLQIVTAVAIVGYLSFRNGQKAIGDLATQLSQQASSRVSQQLSHYLAVPQQVNGINLQALELGLINSEDVNTMGQFFWKQMKLFNDLSEINFGSSQGTFIGIGREDNGSLYREMIQPGAGNLSNRYALDDQGNPTEILESDEYEFQEDTWYKSAVISGQPIWSPIYQWSARDQRHLISLSYSYPVYDSSNELVGVLAVEFILNQISDFLRSLDISPSSKIFIMERDGMIVASSSLERPYLKVDGEAEGMKVSESQDPLILDTANQLRDYFGTFDQITTSEIMPMKINQKQTFVSVIHWKHDSGLNWVIVVIIPESDFMSHINANTRHTIALCLATLILSIIIGILTARSITRPIIQITNASEEIATGNLDKRVESDNFIEIQEIDTLEHSFNSMAGQLKKTFESLEAKNEELRIAEENYRSIFENALEGIFQSSPSGRYLNVNPALAKIYGYDSPAEMVENITNIGEQVYVDLETRIEFRELLETQGILKDFQYRSYCKDNSIIWTQIDARVVKDKQGNILYYEGTVQDISDRKRREDELKRQLEELKIEIDHNKREKEVANLTNSSLFQEVQQEMAEVNLDEFWG, encoded by the coding sequence ATGACTGGTAATACTGTTAATAAAACTAATAAAACATCTCGCAAATTCAAACTTCGCACTGTCCTAGTCGTCCCTTTTGTGTTGCAAATTGTGACTGCGGTGGCTATAGTGGGTTATCTTTCCTTCCGTAATGGACAAAAAGCCATTGGTGATTTGGCAACTCAACTTAGCCAACAAGCAAGTAGCCGCGTTAGTCAGCAGTTAAGCCATTATCTCGCTGTCCCCCAACAGGTCAATGGAATTAATTTGCAGGCGCTCGAACTAGGTTTGATTAATTCTGAAGATGTCAACACAATGGGGCAGTTCTTTTGGAAACAAATGAAGTTATTTAACGACTTGAGTGAGATAAACTTTGGCAGTTCCCAAGGAACATTTATCGGGATTGGACGAGAAGATAATGGTTCTCTCTATCGGGAAATGATTCAGCCAGGTGCGGGGAATCTCTCTAACCGCTACGCCCTTGACGATCAGGGTAACCCTACCGAAATCCTAGAATCCGATGAGTATGAATTTCAAGAAGATACTTGGTATAAAAGTGCTGTCATTTCAGGTCAACCAATTTGGAGTCCCATTTATCAGTGGTCTGCCCGTGATCAGCGACATCTGATTTCTCTTAGCTATAGCTACCCAGTATATGACTCCTCAAATGAGTTGGTAGGGGTGTTAGCAGTAGAGTTTATCCTAAACCAAATTAGTGATTTTCTGCGCAGTTTAGACATCAGTCCCTCTAGCAAAATTTTCATTATGGAACGAGATGGCATGATCGTGGCCAGTTCTAGCTTGGAAAGACCCTACCTTAAGGTTGATGGTGAAGCAGAAGGGATGAAGGTCTCCGAGAGCCAAGACCCCCTAATCTTAGATACGGCAAACCAGTTGCGCGATTACTTTGGCACATTTGATCAAATCACTACGTCGGAAATTATGCCAATGAAAATTAATCAGAAACAAACGTTTGTGTCTGTTATCCATTGGAAACATGATTCAGGACTCAACTGGGTGATCGTGGTGATAATCCCAGAATCAGATTTTATGTCACACATCAATGCCAATACCCGTCATACAATTGCCCTGTGTTTAGCAACTCTGATTTTGAGTATTATAATCGGCATTCTGACCGCCCGATCTATTACCCGTCCCATTATTCAAATCACTAATGCTTCCGAAGAAATTGCGACAGGGAATCTTGACAAGCGAGTAGAGAGTGATAACTTTATCGAAATTCAGGAAATTGATACCCTGGAACATTCGTTCAATAGTATGGCGGGTCAATTAAAGAAAACATTTGAAAGTCTAGAAGCTAAAAATGAAGAATTACGCATTGCCGAGGAAAACTACCGCAGTATTTTTGAAAATGCTCTAGAAGGTATCTTCCAATCTTCCCCCTCCGGGCGATATCTCAATGTTAATCCAGCTTTAGCCAAAATTTATGGTTACGACTCCCCTGCTGAGATGGTCGAGAACATCACTAATATTGGTGAACAGGTTTATGTCGATCTAGAGACTCGGATTGAATTTAGAGAATTACTAGAAACACAAGGGATCTTGAAGGATTTTCAATACCGTTCTTACTGCAAAGACAATAGTATTATCTGGACGCAAATTGATGCGCGGGTTGTCAAAGATAAGCAAGGGAATATTTTGTATTATGAAGGTACTGTGCAAGACATTAGTGATCGCAAACGCCGAGAAGATGAATTGAAAAGGCAATTAGAGGAATTAAAAATTGAAATTGACCATAACAAACGAGAAAAAGAAGTGGCAAATCTCACAAATAGTAGCTTGTTCCAAGAGGTCCAGCAAGAGATGGCAGAAGTGAACTTGGATGAATTTTGGGGGTAG
- the glsA gene encoding glutaminase A — protein sequence MSTSGDLQSLASSITAVTSPFRNYLNNLYEKYLSLNEGKVADYIPELALAKPEWFGICIVTTDGQVFEVGECQQLFTIQSISKAFVFGLALEDHGREYVNSKVSVEPTGEAFNSIVLDEATNRPYNPMVNAGAIATADLIKGKNSTERLKRVLEMFKRYTGRNHEVNMPVFLSEKQTGYRNRAMAYLMLNFGMVSDKIDETLDLYFQQCSILVNARDLAMLSATLANGGINPITKVRAIDEKYVQDVISVMLTCGMYDASGEWTYRVGIPAKSGVGGGITGVVPSKLGIGTFSPSLDVKGNSVRGIKVCEDLSKDFGLHLFNFAKPERDLQEWITGGDNLDDW from the coding sequence ATGTCAACTAGCGGAGATTTACAATCCCTTGCCAGTTCAATTACAGCGGTTACGTCACCTTTTCGGAATTATTTAAACAATCTCTACGAAAAATATCTCTCCTTGAATGAAGGTAAGGTTGCTGATTATATTCCCGAATTGGCATTGGCAAAACCAGAGTGGTTTGGTATTTGTATTGTCACTACGGATGGACAGGTATTTGAGGTAGGGGAATGTCAGCAATTATTTACTATTCAGTCCATTTCTAAAGCATTTGTGTTTGGATTGGCTTTGGAAGATCATGGGCGAGAATATGTCAATAGTAAAGTCAGTGTTGAACCCACTGGAGAAGCCTTTAACTCCATTGTGTTAGATGAAGCAACCAACCGTCCCTATAATCCAATGGTGAATGCAGGAGCGATCGCCACAGCAGATTTAATCAAGGGGAAAAATAGCACGGAACGATTGAAACGAGTACTGGAAATGTTCAAACGTTACACCGGAAGGAATCACGAAGTTAATATGCCTGTATTCTTGTCCGAGAAGCAAACAGGCTACCGCAACAGAGCCATGGCTTACCTAATGCTAAATTTTGGCATGGTCAGCGACAAGATTGACGAAACCCTAGATCTTTATTTTCAGCAATGTTCCATTTTAGTAAACGCTAGAGATTTGGCGATGCTCTCAGCAACCCTAGCCAATGGCGGCATCAATCCGATCACCAAAGTACGGGCGATCGATGAAAAGTATGTTCAAGATGTGATTAGCGTCATGTTGACTTGTGGGATGTACGATGCTTCGGGTGAGTGGACTTATCGAGTAGGAATACCCGCCAAAAGTGGGGTTGGGGGTGGCATTACTGGTGTTGTTCCCAGCAAGTTGGGTATTGGGACATTCTCCCCATCTTTAGACGTCAAAGGCAACAGTGTTCGAGGAATCAAGGTGTGTGAAGACCTTTCTAAAGATTTTGGCTTGCATTTATTTAATTTTGCCAAACCAGAGAGGGATTTACAGGAATGGATCACAGGTGGTGATAACTTGGATGACTGGTAA